TCTGGTTTGGCAAAAACACTTTTCTCCATCCAGCGACAATTAACACAGGTATACCCAGTAAAATCCAGAAACAGGGGCTTTTTGGTTTCCTGAGCAACAGCAAGGGCTTCAGGAAAATTATCATGCCAGACCAATCCAGCCTCTGCCGAAAGTTTTTCAAAATCACCAGTTCCTTGGATTGGTGGTGGTAGGTAGCTCTCAACCAGCGGATTGAGCTCCTTTCCTACCACACCTGATCCGAAGTAAAGCCCGAAAATCAAGAAAACAGCCCCAAAACCAAGATAACCTGGGCCCAGATGGCCAATGCTGATCCCTTTGATGGGAAACTGTCCTAGTAGAAATGCTGCGATGGCAACCATCAGCACCGCCCAAGCTGCCAAAACTACTTCACGATCCAGCACGCCCCATTGCCACACCAAATCAGCGTTACTGAAGAACTTCCAAGCAATCCCCAACTCCAAAATCCCCAGAACAATCTTGAGGTGCTCCATCCAGTTACCCGAAAGGCCTCGAGAACGACGAATCAAGGTTGGGAAAAGGCCCATGAGAATGAACGGCAACGCAAAGACTGTTGAGAACACCAACATTCCAATGATCGGTAGAAACCACTCTCCTCGGGCTGCTGCCAATAACAGAGTGCCCACAAACTGGATCGTGCAGGTGAAGGCAGTGAAGGTAAAGGCCACCCCAATCAGGAAGATGCCTGCCAAACCCCCAGTCTTTCTGGAAAAGGAGTCCAGCCGGTTGATTAATGCAGGTGGTAGACTAAAATCCAGGAAACCGATCAAACTCACCGCAAACAGCACAAAGAGGACACCAACAGCCAAGTTCAACCATGGATTGGAAGCTAGTTGAACAATCCCTGCGGCTCCAAACAGCAGTGACATTCCCATGCCCAAGATGGTGTAGGTTCCGACCAACCCTAGGGCAAAGGTGGTGACCAGTCGAAGTGACGCACCACGAGATTGTTGAGCTTGTGCTGTAAAAAAGGAAACGGTGATTGGAATCATTGGTAGAACACAGGGAGTCAACAAAGCAAAAAATCCTGCCAATACTGCTAAACCCAGAAAACTTAGTAGGCTGGTTGCTTCCTCTACCTTAACAACTCCACCCATATCAGGATTGATGCTGAAATTGGGTACAGAGTATTCCGAGCGCACACTACCTGAAGTGATTGCAGTAGGAAGAGAGAATTTTACTTCATTAGGTGGCAAACAAACTCGGTTACTACAAGCCTGAAAGGTGATGCGGCCTTCTCCAGCACTATTCCTGCTTTCAGTGCTCGGTACTTTGAAATTCTGGTAAAAGCTACTCTCACCCTTGTGGTAACTCAGGACCATTCCCAATACAGGATCGGGTTCTGAAATTGGATTGGTTTCGTAAAAAGGCCCCAAGGATTCCCAATTCCCGGCATCCCATTCCAATGCTGAGGCAATTGGAGCGAATTCTTCCTTGGATGGAACCACCGAGTAAATTTTCCAACCCTTCTCAATCTGGGCAGTCACTACGATCCGAACATGTTCCCCCGGTCTAGGATTGCTGGGTTCCAGTGCGCTCTGAACTCTCACGATAATTTCTGGAATTTCAGGATCATCGAACTGAGCCGTAGCCGAAAGTGGCCATGAAAGAAGTAACAACAGGAGCAGGATTCGCATCTTTTAGTTCGTTTTCGAAAGGAGATGGGTTCGTCCGTCTTGAAGACTTTGGTCCAGATAGGCCCCGTAGAAATCAACAGTCAGGAACCCCACGATTGATGAGGCGACTTCCAGACCATCCGGCCCCAAAAAAATTATAGTGGGAGTTACATCCACTTGGTAGCGTTGAATCAAATCCTGGTTGCTGATTTTTTTCCGTCAAAATCGTTCAGTTTGGTCTCTGGCTCATCATGTTGAACACGAAAAAATTTGGAAATTGTTTCATAGTCTCGACTGCGTAAAACTGGACCCAGCACCTCACGATCCAATGCCTGACAATACATGCAATATTCCGCTGTGAAATAGAGAACAACTACTCTATCTGGGAACTCATCTACAAATGCTTTCAAATCGGTTGCTATTGGCATTTCTGGAATACGAGCATTGCTCTGGCGAGTTCCACTGATCAAAATCATCAGCATTAACCCCCCCCAAAATTAACAATCTTTTTTGTATTTGTCCTCTAGTCAGACTTAATCGCAAGTGAGATAAAAAATTCATTAAGTACTTCATAATATTTGAATATAAATGAAAAAAAGATTGGACATCATAAAACCAAAATGTTAGACAAAATGCCATTAATTTTTGTATTCGAATTGTCAGAATCCGTATCTAAGGCAGTGAATACAGATTTTCCTAAGGATCATGTGCTTGATCAAGGTCATGGTTCAGAGTTTTTTGATGACTGATTTGAGGTTTCCAGACCCGAAAACAGAAGAGGATTCATGATGAGAAAGAAGTTGGTCTCTCTGGGCATGACCGCGTTGCTGCTGGCAGGATTAGTTGCAACGAGTCAGACAGTGAGTGCTAAGGAAATGTCAATCCAGGAGAGAATTGCTGCTGGTAAGAAGATCGCCTGGAACCGGCGAGGAGGAAACTGCCTCGCCTGCCATGTGATGGATAACGGCGAATTGCCCGGTAACACCGCTCCCGCGCTGATGATGATGAAGCAGCGTTATCCAGATTGGAACGATTTGCGAGCCCAGATTTGGGATCCCAGAGTCCGCAACTCCAATGCATTCATGCCACCTTTTGGGGCTCACCGTATTCTCTCTGAGAGAGAAATTGACCTTGTCACTGACTACATTCACTCATTGTAAGGAGAAAAGATGAATCGTAGGGAATTTTTAAGAAAAGTTGGCTTTGCGGGAGTCCTTGCTGCGGCTGTCTCCGCAGGTCTCAC
This genomic window from SAR324 cluster bacterium contains:
- a CDS encoding cytochrome c biogenesis protein CcdA, producing the protein MRILLLLLLLSWPLSATAQFDDPEIPEIIVRVQSALEPSNPRPGEHVRIVVTAQIEKGWKIYSVVPSKEEFAPIASALEWDAGNWESLGPFYETNPISEPDPVLGMVLSYHKGESSFYQNFKVPSTESRNSAGEGRITFQACSNRVCLPPNEVKFSLPTAITSGSVRSEYSVPNFSINPDMGGVVKVEEATSLLSFLGLAVLAGFFALLTPCVLPMIPITVSFFTAQAQQSRGASLRLVTTFALGLVGTYTILGMGMSLLFGAAGIVQLASNPWLNLAVGVLFVLFAVSLIGFLDFSLPPALINRLDSFSRKTGGLAGIFLIGVAFTFTAFTCTIQFVGTLLLAAARGEWFLPIIGMLVFSTVFALPFILMGLFPTLIRRSRGLSGNWMEHLKIVLGILELGIAWKFFSNADLVWQWGVLDREVVLAAWAVLMVAIAAFLLGQFPIKGISIGHLGPGYLGFGAVFLIFGLYFGSGVVGKELNPLVESYLPPPIQGTGDFEKLSAEAGLVWHDNFPEALAVAQETKKPLFLDFTGYTCVNCRWMEKSVFAKPEVLKVFQEEFVLAQLYTDGGSFQEVNRELQMQRFNTLALPFYVVLNAHDQEIKRHAGIIPDPKDFLTFLEF
- the soxX gene encoding sulfur oxidation c-type cytochrome SoxX translates to MMRKKLVSLGMTALLLAGLVATSQTVSAKEMSIQERIAAGKKIAWNRRGGNCLACHVMDNGELPGNTAPALMMMKQRYPDWNDLRAQIWDPRVRNSNAFMPPFGAHRILSEREIDLVTDYIHSL